The Rosa rugosa chromosome 1, drRosRugo1.1, whole genome shotgun sequence genomic sequence ATGGATTGTTATGAATGAAATTGTTTGCATTGTGTATAATAAGAGCAGCGATTTGGGGGAAGAACCTAATGTTGATGAATTGGGAGCTTGGATTATGGTTTTGAGCTTAACTACAATGCTGGGGGATTAGAAATGAGGAGTTGAGAGGCAGTGGCTTGGAGAAGTGAGTCTGGGGATGGTTGTGGTGGAGGGTAGGTGGTGGGATTGGGTGTTGTGACAGGTGGAGTAGGAGGTGGTGCAGCAGCAAGTGGTGGTGGTGAGAAGGTGGTTTTGGTGGTGGTGACCTTGAAACTGCTCTCGGCGAGTCCTTCAATATCAAAGAAGTTGGAGGATCATTGAATGACAAATCCGAGGAGGTTTTTGGATGGTAAGcttagtggtggtggtggtggatagACTGGTGGCCGGTGGTTATGGTGGTAGTGGCGATGGATTTTGgtgtgaagaaaagaaaagaaaaaaaaaagaataaaagaatgaATGAGGGAAAATCccgccgggggggggggggggggggggggtatattggacaattTATAGCTTATGTGGCATGCAAACTGCTGAGTTGGCATGGCTTcgagtgccacgtcagcaagttaACGGCCCGAATTGACGGAATGCTAACGGCGAGGACCGATCGGATGGAAATtgtgacgttagggactttttagattaaatgagaatatgagggactgaaacgattttGGAGTCATAGTActgggactaaacataatttaatccatatatatatatatatatatgtacacacatagtcatcccttcagaaatgccactaataccatctatagtcacagttaatcccataactccaagacaatatggtaactagtCTCATAACAcatatcgtgagatttactcacacTTAAATTCCTAttcaaatcaaaataaaagaaaacaacttacaccttggtttcttttaaaacgaaacatagaaagcaactcactccttggtttctatcgaatataacatagaaagcaactcacaccttgatttctatcaatcgtaccaaatcgtaccatagaaaacaactcacacttgaattctatcaaaataacatagaaagcaactcacaccttgatttctatcaatcgtaccaaatcgtaccatatcgtaccaaatcgttaataaggaaaacaacttgcaccatgtccccttaaaaaccgttaataaggaagcaacacacaccttgttccctaaaaacacgtaatgttcccgttaccccatgaattacctatatggcagacagactagagctctaactgaacgtaaccactcgtccggccaaagacgtgattacttgATATTCtacccaaggtcatagaccttcgatcctcgggccgcactgtcccttggagcaaatcatcaaaacagtcgcacaggactcaaaaacattacacaaatcgcaacgcttttgaaaacaatcgaaatcaacatttccataatcattgttttccgaaaagccataacacaaaataataaaaagcatcatttcatgcatattgttttcatacacaaatctcaacaccTTTCCCACAtttcaacgcttttcaaaacaaatcgaaatcaatatttccacaatcatttgttttccaaaagccccaacccaaaacaataaaacgcatcattcatgcctattgttttcataaatccacacaccaccaaaacatatatatttcacgtaaatatatatattcgtagtcatccgctcaggaatgcctactaataccaactatagtttacagttactaaataactctcaaaacgataaaggtattccgttcgtaaatgaaccttctGAGATTACTctcctcgaaactcccgctgcgtcttcaatatagaacaaagcagccaaaccacCCAAAATAGCCGTCCAAAGAATACCTCGTCACGTACCTAAGGAATAACAGCTCTGATTCAGCCAACGAATCACAAtttaataaagttcgaatccccaaatcgaaccAAAATCTCAAAGTAATGCCAATTTGAGGTGAAACCActtccgagacctcccaaagtctccggaacacttctacgatcgatgtgtccaaaccacaaaTCGATCCGAttgctcaaatcctcacggattgaataAATTCACCGAAATGAAACGgtgaaaatcataacaattccatacgaactccaaaatttgcgtattatatatcgaaacgctcgtatcaacgagtagaacatatataataccagaaataGCTCCCTACATGGctggaacaccgccggaacgccccCACAGGCGGtagcgcaccgccgccggccaaaactcattatttcacaaaactcccaacatgaaaaagtttcatctaagcatgcttgtgaatctTCAAGAACAGCtcaaagtcagaaaacaagcataaatggtcgaaaactacctcacaagccgtgaacagtaatccaagctgagttgaaccaagttttacgtgaatcgatccaaacaaccaccaaggatcgatcaaggaggctgctctgagttCCCCAAGCCCAGCTAGAAGCCCCGTCGACGTCGGAACAAggatttccgaccgggtccgaaatcctcaaactgcaccgccttgcagcgccgccgtggaggagaatcggcgctagaggacaccagagggacgaccagacggaggagacgatcctatctggaaagtttcgtcgccggagaccgccgcagttcgccggaaaagctgggtcgggtcggccgggtCCGAGTCGGGTCAGACGGGTTTCTTCGattctgaaggtgcagccgagagagaagagagagaaaggaaaccttccggaaatggaagtaatgaaaatagtaagtttccaacttgggaaacttctatttataccaaaatggaaacttcttccaatggccataacttcctcatacgaactccgattctcgcgttccacatgtccacgaactcgtatcgacgctcTCTACAACTTTTGTAAAGGAAGTTTTCGCAgaatcccaacgaataaaaagtcaacccttgcaacccccctaaaaccatattctttacttaattattcgcccgaaacacttccgctccacccacgagccacgaaaccgtccaataaccacaatttaaattccggaaaaatcctcagaaaataaatacgaatttccggggcatctcAGAGATGGCTTCAACGACAATCTCCGACATCTCTTTTGCACATAAACCTTCTTCAAACAGAACCTTATGCCTCATCCTTTGCGGAGGAcaaaagagagatgatgaaggtgGCTTGTTCTCTGGTTTTGGTGCACGAttggaaaagaacaaagaaaatttcTAAGTTAGAATTTTGGGAAGAATTTTATAATTTCTTTATTAAAAATCCCAAATGAGGCAATTCAAGGATTGGATTTATAAAATCCTGACTTTTAGTAAAATTTCACCTTTTTTCCTCCATTCAAACAATACCTTGGCGAAAGTTGATTACTCATACGCTTAGTGGCAATAACATAAAAGAGTTTTGGTTTGCGTGAGAGAGCTTTCTTTCTAACCTTGATAATTAAGGTGGAAAATTCTTCTGTGCACCGACAGTATAAGTGACTCAGCACCTATTAGGTGATCTCAATCATTGATATTtgaagtcaacattttttttaataGCCATAAAGTGCACTTGGTGTTATTCAGACGTACATTCTTGTTGGTACAAGTATACGTCAGTGCTCTGAATCCCTTCCCAGATAAGATAGCTTTTTTTTGTTGAGAGCTTTCCGATCAACGTCCTCCCTCCTTGTGATGGACATATATGAATGTCATGGTTAGATCTCGAACTTTGTCATATTTTTGATCCACCAGCAAGTCTCATGATACGTTATCGAGTTTATTATGGTTCATTAATTGATCCGCTATCTAAATAACTTGCTTGCAATCTACAGTCACATATGGTTGATGGCGGTTAGTTGTGATGGTGGGAACGACTAACAGTGATCGGGTTGCTGCTTTGGTTCGTCATTGCTCCCGGGTTTGGTGCCGTTGTGGTGTTTACCTCATGTGGCATACAGTCAAGGGAAACTTTTTAACACTGATCATCCTATAGTTATGTCGGCCTGAGTATTCAGCCTagttggtttttttcttttgttttttttttctttttgtattttaattgaTGGCAGAAAAGTGTCATAACACCATGAAGTTTTACATAAAAACTAACAAAATCTTAAAACAAATCTTCCATATTAGATTAAAATATCCAACAAAGGACAGCAGcataaaataaaaccaaaaacactCCATTTATAAAAGCGATGTTCCCTTTCCCTTCTTGTCTCCACCAATCTCAAAGTGCTTGCACCTCTTGATTGGATGCTGAGAAACATGCTTGCATCCCTGGCATTGGAGCCTTAGAACAATCTTCTTGGTAGTCTTGGCCTTCTTGTGAAAGACTGGCTTGGTCTGACCTCCATAACCAGATTGCTTGCGATCATAACGACGCTTTCCCTGAGCAGCAAGACTATCCTTGCCCTTCTTGTACTGTGTAACCTTGTGCAAGGTGTGCTTCTTGCACGCCTTGTTCTTGCAGTAGGTCTTCTGAGTCTTGGGAACGTTCACCATGGTGAAGGCAGAAATGAGTTGGGCAGCGAAGGCGGCCTGGATGGTGAAGCTGAAACCCTCAGCCTAGTTGGTTAATTATTTGCTCGAGCCTCATCATTTAGGTGTATGTTTAATCATTACTAAACATTTCGAGATtctatcaattttatttttctttccctttttagAAAGCTATCATACGTCTTGAACGGACATTAcaccattttttgttttttttaatttttttagttttattttaatcaattattaaaaaactattactttaattaattactattttttttatgaacAAAGAAATTACTAAAACAATCTCCGTGAGATCTTGATACATATGATCAAACAACAATTTGAGAAATACATGATAGACAATTTTACATACATTATTGTATACAAAAGAAAATGCAAGGGAAACTGATTTGGGGAAAGTGACAAATATATATCTTAAGATTAGTAGGAAATAATTTTCAAGTATTTAACAGAAACAATTTGTTTGAATTTTATGAGGCAGACATTGTGCACTGCATTTCACAACAAAAGAAATTATGGTTGCCACTGCATTATGGGTTGTAATGCTCAAGTCCAAGGGTATTTCGGTAATCTGCTCCGCCGAAGGGTTGATATCAGGCTCTTCCCAAAAGTAGAGAAATCCCGGGAGTACGACATTGCATTGAAAAAAAGGTCAGTTTGGGTAAATCCTCGTCGGCCCCATAATGAAAGAAGGTCCAGCGGATTTCTGGGCTTTGTTAAAATTAGAAaagctttcattttttttttttttgggatattTTTTATGAATGAAGAACAAGTTCATGGGAACAAACGTTAGCTCATTTTTTTAGTAGGTATTTTACCttctgattttcttttcttggatgTCTACAAGCGAGTATATGATGTCATGtagctatttttattttttaataatatgtatatataacaaATTTGGACACAAGTTTAATTTGTTGCAGAAAAATATGGGCTTTTTAGGAATATTtcttaaatttaaatttaaatttaagaCAACTTGGAAAGAAAATCACTTACCACATTTGGAATTGTAAGAATTCAAAACCAAGTTTATCCACATTCAGAGGATCATTCTCAAAATagtaacaataataataattattattataattataATAACCAAGGGGTCTCTGTTTTAACTAGTGATGGGCTTCCTTGTCCTCACTAAGTTTTCATTATTTCTTTGTTGTAGTTTTGCCTGGTATTTCTACCATATGTTTCAGTTGTATTTGATTTATGTACTTGTTTGTGCCTTCTTCCTTTTGGGTTTTCAATTGAAGTATTTtcagatcaaaaaaaaaaaaaaatcaactgcTAACTAGTAATTAGGTCAAGTCAAATAATAAGAGAAATCTATATAGGAACCATAAAGATAAAATAAGGTCGTAAAATTTGATATCGTCCAACTCTTATCCTAGGAAATCTCATGATGGAGAAAAGCCTCAAATAAAAGGACAGAGTATCACACATCATTGCAATGACTAGTCATTAATGGTTACATCCATATCACTCAAGATAACAGAAGAAGCCAAGTGTCAATAGTGGTAAAATGAATAAGTTGTGCTACCTTATGAGCTGATATATTTCACGCTCTTGGAATGTACTTACATAGTTACATTTCACAACACTAAAACAATTTAGTTTCCTCCATACGTACAACCATATATGGAGCTGGGCTTTGCTTTTACCCTACACAACTCATTGTGCATAAGACTCAATTTTAATAGAGAAAAAACATGCATACTTCAAAACTAAGCTTACGCTTAATTAAATCTCGAAGATCTTTGTATTTCTTGAGGATAAAACACTAGCAAGAATGACTAAAACCTTGAGCAAGAGACACAAGTGAGAACTAAGTCCGATCACTATgctaataaaataaataaattaggaGTTGTACTGTGGATCAGAAGTCGCAACTAATCATATGTTGATCAATTGatcctacaaaaaaaaaaaaaaaaccaaagcaTCCACTAAAGTTTTATCCAAAAAATTAGGTAAGTGGCAcgattttttcctttttctatttAGGAGAAGTCCACTTAACGACATCCAAAATTGAAACATTAACTTCGGTTTCCTTAATTCTATAAGAAAAATTTATTTTGCTTGTTAGGAGGCACCGCTTAactaaaaatatatttaaaaaatgaattgttaatcaaaaatcaaattaagaTATTTTTGTTCCTTTAATTAATAAACACACGTTTAAAATATGCATAAAATAATTGCGGGTTTGTACTCTTTCAGGTGGAGTATGTATAAGATCGCAGAGATGTAGGCTTTTGGTG encodes the following:
- the LOC133737189 gene encoding large ribosomal subunit protein eL42-like, yielding MVNVPKTQKTYCKNKACKKHTLHKVTQYKKGKDSLAAQGKRRYDRKQSGYGGQTKPVFHKKAKTTKKIVLRLQCQGCKHVSQHPIKRCKHFEIGGDKKGKGTSLL